In Calliopsis andreniformis isolate RMS-2024a chromosome 6, iyCalAndr_principal, whole genome shotgun sequence, the genomic window TGTGCAAATCTCTGACGCAAATCCGCCATGATTTTTATTTGCACCAAAATCTACGTACTGCGATTCGTCAATATTTATCTGCAGCTATCTCGCTTATTTTTCGGGTGGATATGTTGCATGACCAAtatgaaattcaaaaaattcaatttccaaCAGCTACTTTATATCATCGTATAGTTGACACTGGGATTATCTAGTTTATCGTTGAAAGCGAATAGCAAAGTAGCGAAGGCAGGGGCTCCATTGCGAGATATTTATCACGTGGCAGCGTGTATCGTATGTATAATCGCGATCGAGGCCTGAGGGATGTTAACGACAGTCTAGCGTGCGTGAAAACAGAAATCAGCGACTTACGCTCCACAGGTGTGGTGGTGATAGCATTTTTCATCTGCTGGGCGCCGTTCCACACTCAGCGGCTCTTATACGTGTATCTTCGCGAGGATCCCAAGTTCGATATGATCAACCAGTGGCTGTATCCAGTCAGCGGTTGCCTATATTATTTGAGCACCACTATCAACCCCATTTTGTACAACGCCATGAGCGCAAAGTATCGAAACGCTTTTAAAGAGATACTTTGCTGCAAGATAGACCACAGCAGTATGAGGGACTCTAGCACTATCTGTGGTCCTGTATCTAGAAGAGAATCCCAACATATTACCAACAATTACACCTACCAACGTAGCATCAGGTAAGCCAAAAACTTTGCTAACTTGTGCCCTGTTTATTTGCTATAGTCAAAAGCATCCTATTCCCCTTTCTGGTCGATTTATACACGCTTGAATCCTTTGACACATACGCATGATCTATGAACAGTAACTGCAGACTTCCATTGACATTGACACATTTTACTTACGTTGGCTGTATGCGTTAAAGGGTTAAGTGCTCAGAATGATCAGACACACGATCTTTGTGACAAGTGTTTTCGCGTTTTAGCGAAAATCACAAGTGAGTTTTGTAACATTCTTTTTTTCAAGCACAGATGCAGTTCTTCAAGCCGAGGAGAAAATGTACAAGCAATGAGTCAATTGTAGGCGAACAAAAGGACGAAAGAAAAACGAATCACGGTAAAAATAAATGGTTTATCGATTAATGGCGAAAATACCAATAAAATCATTGCTAAATCTTTGTTACGAGTGTCACAGATATCCTCGTTTTGCGTACATGCAGTGAATGGATGGAAGAGATATTGGACGTCCGATAAGGACGAAAGTTTCTGAAATGAGACGCGTATCTCATTGTTGGTTCAATTCATCACGATGaacaattaaaataatatatgtGTCTGTAGCTATTAAAGTCCCGATCGAAAGAATGTTTACGAACAGTAATCCAGAGAAACATATGTGGTAGAGAATTAAACTGTTTGATTCTATTGAAAAATAACGCTATGTATCTACAGTCCTTGAAAACATCCTGCACTATAAACTATCAAGACAGTGAGTTTCCTCCACAACAAAACAACTTTCTAATCTCTGACTTATCCTATCGCGGAAAAGGGTTTATATGTCCCGAAGTTCTTAGGCAGCTCAGAACTCAACGAAGCACCAAACCTTACATGCTTGCTAAAATCGATTGAAACCCAGTGGTCTCAATATAAGGTACATGTCTCTTCCGATTCAGTTACTTAATACATAATGGAGTTCAAAACTAAAGTCCctctttatttaaatttaaacagGTAAGAGTTGGAACCGAATTGGAGAATCGCTGCGATTTTCAATCGCGATTTACTGTCAGCAAAATTGTCAATAAAATGGTAACGTTACAGTAATGAAACTATCGACAGGTTGCTAATTTAAATAGGCACAGTATACAATGACAGTGAACAATTCTACGAAGTCCAGTGAATCGCAGAGATCGTTTTTATTTGGAAAATAGCCCGTCACTGTATCAATCATCGAAATTGGCATTTATACCAGCATATGTACTATATAAACACTTTCGAGATTACGGCTTGTACAAATTTCAATAGTTTTTCATTTATGCGCAATCACGGACAAATATCAGAAAAGGTCAACGAAAGCTATGGCGAAGGACATCACTGACTATGAATTTATTAAACGTAGACACAAGTAAATACAACCTTTTAGAGTGTAAAATAAACAGTGATAGTGTACACTAGCTGGTACGATTAAATGTTGCTGTGCGTCCTGTCGTAATCCAGAGCCTCAAATCTATCACGATTTTTCGTGTAATCTAGTTCGTAGTTTTCATTGTAGCATTTTCCAGCAAATGTAGATTTTCCACTTCGAAAAGCAACTGGAAGCTCGCAGGGAAAGCACGCTGATTCGAAGGATTCAAATCGAAAATCTGATTGCACGTCGAGACATGCTTAGTTCGAAGATCCCTGGGCTGCTTTAAACATGCAAAACATGAAAAAGCTTTCCAGGCAAAGTGACGAAGGGAAGGCGAGAGAGTACATAAAGAGGAAGCGTTCGTGAACATCTTCATCAACATTTTCTCGTCACGATCGATCAAAACTGCGTTGAATACTCCTGTCGAGCTATTGCAACTTTACTGATATCTCAAGATCAACAATTCTCACGATAAAATGTTGATCAGGAAATTTCGTCTCGTGAACGAAACTTTTcgcaaaatatttaaatgttctcCCATATACGTTGTACATATTTGTCTTCGTGTAATTGAATTTCGGGATTGCAAGAAAATAAACCTGGTAAAGCATGAAATTTTGTGTACATTAGTAACCTATTACATCCTGATTCTGAACTCTTTATAGAGAAATTGTGGGTGGTATGTCTGCTAGGCTCTCGAGATAAGTTATTCTCAAAAGATCTCAGAGTTACATAAAATATGTAAAGTTTCAATTGGGAAGAAACGTCGATGGAAAAGTGGCAAGTTATTTGAAATTCTACTCGTTCAGCAGTCGACTCTCATGAAAGAAATACGAAATGAAAGTTAATTTAACAAAGCTGTTACGGTATTCGTTAGAAAGCATTGAAAGTATTGTATTTACTCTTTTCTTTCTGATTCTTTTCGATTCGGTCAGAATCGATGTGGCTTTGTTTCCTAGAAAATTACTGAAAGTTTCAAGATACTGTGTAACAAGGTTCGTAATATTTGAAGTAGAATCAACGGTGCTTCTTCAACTTAAAATGAGATTGAAGTTTTATTAAGTTTCATTGGAGCGGTTTGTATCTTAAATGATACAACGGATGAAGTTTGCGCGGACACTTACGATGTTTAGAGAAAATTAGTTGCCGTATATTTTTTTGAAAAAGTAATACTTAATTCAGTTTACTTAAGAAAGTCGACATAAGGAAAATATTATTTCTAGAACCTTTGTAAAACACTTTTATGTAATCAAACGTTCTGCTTTAAGAGTTTTCTATTTACTCCTGTTCATATTACGTGGGAACATCTATGTATGTAGTGATCTTTATTCTCTGCGCGTACAGTAATAATGATATTAGTTTCTGTACCACAGAATGTCATATCCTGACTCACCTTATTCGAATGCAACGGAACGCATAGTCCGTCAGCAAAAATTGATCATAACAagattgcagttttcaataaaaaatatatgcatTACCGATCGGATAGTAATAAAGTTCCAGAGCAATTTCAATTTTCCTGTGACGCGTTACGTGCCACTGCCCGAAAAATATTATCCACACAACCAATGACTAGCAATAAGTATAAGGGTACACGTATCAttcaatacattttgttgtCTTCCATCTCTGATGGTCTAGTTGTCTACAGATTTTCGTATTTTAAATGCTTTGTGTGCATAATTGCTTCATTTAACCAATAAATACGCTCATTTTTCTATAATTTCATTTCACCTTGGTTATAttagttttgaaattttttttatgAGAGAAAAGAATTTAGAATAAATTAATGTGTCGACTTACACGTAGAATTAGAATATTTCAGGAACTTTTACTTTGTTTAATAATCATGCTATATTCATTGCTTTTGAATACTTCCACCTTAGAGTTTAAAAGAGCAACTTGATATTATGCGAATATAATTCTTACCTTTTATATTCTCCGCGCAGTCCTTGTGGAATCTATTTTGCAATGCCATTTTCTGTAGTTCAATATGAAGGAAAACTATAAATGCAATTGTATTTTTCGGAATTATCGATGGGAAGCGCACAATTGCAGGTCACTACATTTTACACTATACAATTACTTGAGGTTTATATTTGAAAAGTTGGCTACACTGATTCGCTCGGGTAACGGCTTAAGTTTGAATTGTAAAGGGCATGTTTTAGCATGTTTCTCTGAATTGAAGCTACGTACGAATTTTTTGTGGAAAATATACTCTTATATGTCCACGTTATTTTATACGATAAGTCATAAACTAAAGGGAGTGTAAGGAAACTTTTGGCTTCTAATTTCCGTCAATGGTATgtcataaattttatttaattcgtaCCACTGTTTTGTTTACACGTCTGGCCTTCATGTACAAAGCTTTATTTTTACTTGTGAAAAGTGTATGTAATATCGATTATAATTAGTTCATTACATAGAATTAATTAGTGTTTTAGGAAATAATACAACGTTAATTCGCCAATTTTATGCACAaatgaaataattatattttggaACTTTGTTATGGGACTGCTGGGTGACTGATTTCTAATCTTGTAAGTAAATCTAACTTAATTTAGTCgatgtaaatttttatttgaCGAATATAATatcgttttcaatcgtatatcaagTTTTAAATAAGATAAACTTTTTTtaaagagagaaaaagaaacaTAAAAGGAAAAGAGTTTCAATGAGCATTgaagtataaaaatatattttgacaAAGAAATGGAAGAATCTATAAGCGATTCACAAAACTTTTACTTGAAACTGACTCAATATTCTACCATATCTGATACACAAAGTACAGTTCTAAATAATGAAAAggatataattgtaataagtgaCTCTAGTTCCAGTTGTTCTAGTCCTACATATTATACTAAATCAAAGTCAAAAGTAAATAAACAGTTTACTTCAAATAATGAAGTATGCATTTTGGATTCTTCTAATTCTGATTCCACAGATACTGAAAATGACAAATTTATTGAAGCATGGAAAACAAATAAGAAGCATGGTATCATTTATAATAATCaagtaaataaaattgtttcaaaTGGAAACAATGCATTGTATACATCTGATGAAACTTCATCTGGCAGTAATGAAAAAAGTAAAAGGTATATACAAAGCTCTAGTAAAAGTAGTAACAGTTATGCTAGTTCTACTTTAAAAAGTAATATAAAAATTACACCTAAGACAAACGATGAGTTTTATAGTAATAAAAACAATGTGTTATCAAGTTGTACTACTAGCAGTACTATTTCCAAGAGCTCTAAAAGCTCTGACCAGTTAACTAAAACTCCATCCATGAATCATAAGACTTATTGTAATATTAAGAAGAAGCTTACGAAAGAAGAcagaaaaaatattattaagaaTATAAAGTCAACAAAAATAGTATATGAATCACCAAAACCACAGGAACAGCATAATACAATAATTAATGAAAGTACAGATACTGAACTACATCCAGCTATTTCATTTAATGAAAACtttaaaacaattaaaaaaactATTGATAGAACTCCTGTAGATTCAGAGAACGATGTTATTCAAGATTCccaaataaatgaaacaaattATCCTATAAGTTATAGTAATAGATTAATAAATACACCAGATGTGTATAAGCAGACAGAAATTGTGTCTAGTGAATTATCTGAAAGGAAAAAGAAACAGATTTCACAGTGGCTTATGACAAATTCTCCTGACTCAAAAAGTGATAGTTCCTTTAGTATGATACCTGCCAGTAACAAAGACGATATAAGCTCTGGAAATAGCAGCTTAGAAAGATTGGAAATGAATTATGAAACTCCAAACAATAGGGGAAAGATAAATGTTGCACCTCTAAGTGAAAAAGATCAAATGAATTATGAAACTCCAAATAATAGAGGAAAGATACATCTTGCACCTCTAAGTGAAAAAAATCAAATTACAAATCAAAGTCCTGCTACTGTACCACGACAAACTACATTGCATGAGTTTACACAAAAAACAAACAATAATGCTCTTGAACTTTGTACAAGGAAGAACAATGATATTAGTAAAAATATATGTTTAACTCCTACAATAAATACACCGAAAAATACGAATGTTATGGATTGTGCAGATATATTAGACAAATTGTATGGTACATCCTGGCGAGAAAAGGCAGATGTACTGTTTCCAAAGACTGAACCACGAAAACAAGTGACACCTACAAGAAATAGAGCTATTCAAACTGAAAGGTAAATTGCAAGCATTCTTTCATTCTATATGTGATTATTACATGTAACTAATATCCATGTATTAcaggaaaaaaataaatagagactATATAACGGACTCAGATGACGATTCTGACACATGTAAGTCatataatgaattatttaaaatattaattttactatttgaaatattagctttaaactatttaaaatattattcataATTAGCCCTAGCAGATTTAAGATTACAAAAACGTTCAGTCAAAAAGAATACTCAAAATACTAAACCAAAGGATAGTTTCATTAACGACCGGACATCATCGGAAAGTGAACCTGAAAGTCTATATTACACTGCCTTAACTAATCCAGGGAAATCAACAAATAGTGTAAAATCCAAACCAACGCTTCCACCAATCGTGAAAcagtaataaatatatttatgtagTATTTACCAATAGGATGTAAAGAATGcttacaaaaaatttcttaataaaTGTTTCACATTATTTTGTAGAGCTATTGCAATATGTGACACGGACAGCAACAGTGAAGATGATAGGAATAATGGTAAAACAGTACCTGACATAAAAGggagaaaattattatttagtgatgataatgatgataatgatgataatgatgattcaAATACCAGTGAATTCGATCCTGGTGATTATGTACCACCAAAATCTATAGTCAGAAAAGGTAACATTATtgaattataatatattaatatctTTTTTTAATTGGGAGTTCGTTTTTATAGACCCTGTTAAAACTTCGCGGAAAACAGCTAAAATAAACAGTAAAACTACTCCAACTTTTGAAAAGCAGAAGTATGGAAAACATCCAAGCTTTCTGGCATCCTTATCTGAAAGTGTTCCTATTGCAAATGCACATCCAGATGCTAAAAAATACAGAActgattataaaaataataaggaAAATTTgtgcaattacttatttaagTTATACAATGAACAAGTATTTGATAAAGAATTACCAGATGACTTATCAATTGAATGGAATGTTCGTATGAGAGGAACTGCTGGATTTTGTTATAACAAGAAATCTATAAAAACTCTTGGAGGCATTATGAAGTCTTCCAGAATAGTTTTAGCAACAAAGGTATACCTTAAATGTGTTTTCAAAAATAACCTTTGAAATCTAGATTAAATTTACCATTTTTTTATGTAGGTTTTGGATACTCCAGATAGGCTCCGTGATACTTTA contains:
- the LOC143180137 gene encoding uncharacterized protein LOC143180137; protein product: MYKALFLLVKSEIIQLDVNFYLTNIISIKIYFDKEMEESISDSQNFYLKLTQYSTISDTQSTVLNNEKDIIVISDSSSSCSSPTYYTKSKSKVNKQFTSNNEVCILDSSNSDSTDTENDKFIEAWKTNKKHGIIYNNQVNKIVSNGNNALYTSDETSSGSNEKSKRYIQSSSKSSNSYASSTLKSNIKITPKTNDEFYSNKNNVLSSCTTSSTISKSSKSSDQLTKTPSMNHKTYCNIKKKLTKEDRKNIIKNIKSTKIVYESPKPQEQHNTIINESTDTELHPAISFNENFKTIKKTIDRTPVDSENDVIQDSQINETNYPISYSNRLINTPDVYKQTEIVSSELSERKKKQISQWLMTNSPDSKSDSSFSMIPASNKDDISSGNSSLERLEMNYETPNNRGKINVAPLSEKDQMNYETPNNRGKIHLAPLSEKNQITNQSPATVPRQTTLHEFTQKTNNNALELCTRKNNDISKNICLTPTINTPKNTNVMDCADILDKLYGTSWREKADVLFPKTEPRKQVTPTRNRAIQTERKKINRDYITDSDDDSDTSLADLRLQKRSVKKNTQNTKPKDSFINDRTSSESEPESLYYTALTNPGKSTNSVKSKPTLPPIVKQAIAICDTDSNSEDDRNNGKTVPDIKGRKLLFSDDNDDNDDNDDSNTSEFDPGDYVPPKSIVRKDPVKTSRKTAKINSKTTPTFEKQKYGKHPSFLASLSESVPIANAHPDAKKYRTDYKNNKENLCNYLFKLYNEQVFDKELPDDLSIEWNVRMRGTAGFCYNKKSIKTLGGIMKSSRIVLATKVLDTPDRLRDTLIHEMCHAAAWLINNVSDGHGPFWTGWAKKAMKTFPELPPIRRCHDYKIKTKFTYKCVGCGYSIGRHSKSLDIERKRCGHCYGKFELLINKTTKSGTVQVQTPKREPSAFALYVKENYSSVKKEHNIRHAQVMKILGQQFSAIKIAKKQPNFENDPDIPG